One genomic segment of Drosophila melanogaster chromosome 3R includes these proteins:
- the Mrm2 gene encoding mitochondrial rRNA methyltransferase 2 — protein sequence MRLVFTGNCVFKRLLHTEIGGKYAKQQPRNLKGRSKSSQEWLTRQLADPYVEKARMMNYRCRSAFKLLEIDDKYGILRPGDTVLECGAAPGSWTQVAVERTNANGKQERAPQGAVFSIDLLHFHAVPGATIFGGMDFTSSLAQKRLREALQDRKVNCVLSDMAPNATGVRMLDQESITNLCYEVLRFALAMSAPQAHLVVKVWDNGDVPKLERDMLRFYEKVKRVKPRASRGDSAEHFLVARNFKGATDS from the coding sequence ATGCGTCTTGTTTTTACGGGTAATTGTGTTTTTAAACGCCTGCTGCACACGGAAATAGGCGGAAAGTATGCCAAACAGCAGCCGCGGAACCTCAAAGGACGGAGCAAGAGCTCCCAGGAGTGGCTTACGCGCCAACTGGCGGATCCGTACGTGGAGAAGGCCCGCATGATGAACTATCGCTGCCGGAGTGCCTTCAAATTACTGGAGATCGACGACAAATACGGAATACTGCGGCCCGGAGACACAGTTTTGGAATGCGGAGCTGCTCCTGGCAGCTGGACCCAGGTGGCCGTGGAGCGGACCAATGCCAACGGAAAGCAGGAGCGGGCGCCACAGGGAGCCGTCTTTAGCATCGACCTGTTGCATTTCCATGCTGTGCCGGGTGCCACAATCTTTGGCGGCATGGATTTCACTTCTTCGCTGGCACAAAAGCGGCTGAGGGAAGCGTTACAAGACAGAAAGGTCAACTGCGTGCTGTCCGATATGGCACCCAATGCCACCGGAGTGAGGATGCTGGACCAGGAGAGCATCACTAACCTCTGCTACGAGGTGCTGCGCTTTGCCCTGGCCATGTCTGCTCCGCAGGCCCATCTGGTGGTCAAGGTGTGGGATAATGGCGACGTGCCCAAGCTGGAGCGAGATATGCTTAGGTTTTATGAGAAAGTGAAGAGAGTAAAACCGCGCGCTAGCCGCGGAGACTCCGCCGAGCACTTCCTGGTGGCCAGGAACTTTAAAGGAGCAACGGATAGTTAA
- the CG4572 gene encoding uncharacterized protein, isoform D: MKTATHCAFLIIATIVAISGAKGVEGERPYRRSFINPYPRYQFFDDGVDPGEPLFLTPLINNASMSKQEVQKLARVVGSQFHGVESYSGYLTVDPGFKSNMFFWYFPAEQEPEYAPVVLWLQGGPGASSLFGLFTENGPLELDGHGKLQKRNYTWSKTHNLIYIDNPVGTGFSFTENDAGYATNEKDVGRNLHEAVMQLYELFEWSNSSGFWVTGESYAGKYVPALAYHIHKVQNAIETRVYVPLKGVAIGNGLSDPLHQLKYGDYLYQLGLIDEHGLQSFHDAEAKGAECIKSHDMECAFDVFDSLINGDLTNGSLFSNLTGYNWYYNYLKTHDDDGANLGEFLQAGATRRAIHVGNKTFHDLDKENKVELHLKKDIMDSVAPWIAELLAHYTVCIYSGQLDIIVAYPLTRNYLNQLKFPGSDKYKVAPREVWRVGKEVAGYVKHAGHLVEIMVRNAGHMAPHDQPKWLYMMIDHLTHYKH, translated from the coding sequence ATGAAAACTGCAACTCATtgcgcatttttaattatcGCGACTATAGTCGCAATAAGCGGAGCAAAAGGAGTAGAGGGGGAACGCCCCTACAGGCGGAGCTTCATCAATCCGTATCCACGCTACCAGTTCTTTGACGATGGTGTCGATCCCGGGGAGCCCCTGTTCCTGACGCCCCTGATCAACAATGCTTCGATGAGCAAGCAAGAGGTTCAAAAGCTGGCCCGCGTCGTAGGCTCCCAGTTCCATGGCGTTGAGAGCTACTCCGGCTATTTGACCGTGGACCCTGGCTTCAAATCCAACATGTTCTTCTGGTACTTCCCCGCCGAGCAGGAGCCGGAATATGCGCCAGTGGTCCTGTGGCTTCAGGGTGGACCAGGTGCCTCCTCGCTCTTCGGTTTGTTCACAGAGAATGGACCACTAGAGTTGGATGGTCATGGGAAGCTTCAGAAACGCAACTATACCTGGAGCAAGACACACAATCTCATCTACATTGACAATCCCGTGGGCACTGGCTTTAGTTTTACAGAGAACGATGCCGGCTATGCTACGAACGAGAAGGATGTGGGCCGCAATCTGCACGAGGCTGTGATGCAGCTGTACGAACTCTTCGAGTGGAGCAACTCCTCTGGTTTCTGGGTCACCGGCGAGTCCTATGCCGGAAAATACGTTCCCGCCCTGGCTTACCACATCCACAAGGTACAAAATGCCATAGAGACCCGCGTCTATGTGCCGCTCAAGGGCGTGGCCATCGGAAATGGTCTCTCGGATCCGCTGCATCAGCTGAAGTACGGTGACTATCTCTACCAGCTGGGCCTGATCGACGAGCACGGACTGCAGAGTTTCCACGATGCCGAGGCAAAGGGTGCTGAATGCATTAAGAGTCACGACATGGAGTGCGCCTTCGACGTATTTGATTCCCTAATCAACGGGGACCTTACCAATGGCTCACTGTTCAGCAACCTTACTGGATACAACTGGTACTACAACTACTTGAAGAcgcatgatgatgatggcgccAACTTGGGCGAATTTCTGCAGGCGGGCGCCACTCGGCGGGCAATTCATGTGGGCAATAAGACATTCCATGATCTGGACAAGGAGAACAAGGTGGAACTTCACTTGAAGAAGGATATCATGGACTCGGTGGCCCCGTGGATAGCCGAACTGCTGGCCcactatactgtgtgcatCTACAGCGGGCAGCTAGACATTATTGTTGCCTATCCACTGACGCGCAATTATCTCAACCAACTAAAGTTCCCCGGCTCGGACAAGTACAAGGTGGCTCCCCGCGAAGTGTGGCGCGTTGGGAAGGAAGTGGCCGGCTATGTCAAGCACGCCGGACATCTTGTGGAGATCATGGTCCGCAATGCCGGGCACATGGCTCCTCACGATCAGCCCAAGTGGCTGTACATGATGATTGATCACCTTACTCATTACAAGCACTAG
- the CG4686 gene encoding uncharacterized protein, isoform A — protein sequence MSVADTIEYVTLGNPVSKMVASSASALLRTLGLRPKKVPVQETSMAVLPAAHSYAHSHGSLYRLAGCHYHFIRLAGIVGASAIFMGAYCKYVLKDVSDPKEQVDSQAFADVANRIHFLHSFAMMAMPLAHYPVFTGTLMITGMMLFSGCMYYRALTGEKRLQPYATVGGFCLMAAWLSLVL from the exons ATGTCAGTCGCTGACACCATTGAATACGTGACCCTGGGCAATCCTGTCAGCAAGATGGTAGCCTCGTCCGCATCCGCCCTGCTCCGCACGCTT GGTCTGCGTCCCAAGAAGGTGCCGGTGCAGGAGACGAGTATGGCGGTGCTCCCTGCCGCCCACAGCTACGCGCATTCACACGGATCACTCTATCGACTGGCCGGCTGCCATTACCACTTCATTCGGCTGGCCGGGATCGTCGGCGCGTCGGCCATCTTTATGGGCGCCTACTGCAAGTACGTCCTGAAGGACGTCAGCGATCCCAAGGAGCAGGTGGACTCGCAGGCCTTTGCTGATGTGGCCAATCGCATCCACTTTCTGCACTCCTTTGCCATGATGGCCATGCCTCTGGCCCACTATCCCGTATTC ACTGGCACTTTGATGATTACGGGCATGATGCTTTTCAGCGGCTGCATGTACTACCGCGCTTTGACTGGCGAGAAGCGTCTGCAACCGTACGCGACCGTCGGAGGATTCTGCCTGATGGCCGCGTGGCTGTCGCTGGTCCTGTAG